Proteins found in one Salvia splendens isolate huo1 chromosome 10, SspV2, whole genome shotgun sequence genomic segment:
- the LOC121750714 gene encoding probable trehalose-phosphate phosphatase 3, translating to MVKENIRRFYNKAVGYLSGPNSTGSEPSIVEPNQPDEIYTSWLKEHPSALTWFNETTGEATLGKKIVVFLDYDGTLSPIVNDPERAFMSDAMRCAVREVAKHFPTAIISGRSRDKVYGFVKLDEIYYAGSHGMDIMGPPSHVNSYDNKFQTNTMDKKGNKITIFQPAQEYLPTIKKLLEEMKQRTLDIPGVFVEDNTFCISVHYRHVLSEDFGDLEDRIRNLLSEYPIFHLTRGKKVLEIRPSIEWNKGDALLYLLKTLGFSDSSDDVIPFYIGDDKTDEDAFKVLKSRGQGHGIVVSTFPRETLASYSLKDPTEVLSFLLRLSRWGDTLKST from the exons ATGGTGAAGGAAAATATTAGGAGGTTTTACAACAAAGCTGTAGGCTATCTATCTGGGCCCAATTCAACTGGATCTGAACCCAGTATCGTAGAGCCCAATCAGCCCGATGAAATATATACTTCGTGGCTG AAGGAGCATCCTTCAGCATTAACTTGGTTTAATGAGACGACGGGCGAGGCGACACTAGGGAAGAAAATAGTCGTGTTTTTGGACTATGACGGCACACTTTCTCCCATTGTTAACGATCCCGAACGCGCTTTCATGTCCGATGCG ATGCGATGTGCTGTGCGAGAGGTGGCAAAACACTTTCCAACAGCTATAATAAGCGGTAGAAGTCGTGACAAG GTGTATGGATTTGTTAAGTTGGATGAAATTTACTACGCTGGGAGCCATGGAATGGACATAATGGGGCCTCCATCGCATGTAAATTCTTATGACAACAAGTTTCAAACAAACACAATGGATAAAaag GGcaacaaaatcacaattttccaACCTGCTCAGGAGTACCTGCCTACAATTAAGAAG CTGTTAGAAGAGATGAAACAAAGAACCTTGGACATCCCAGGTGTGTTTGTGGAGGATAATACGTTTTGCATCTCCGTTCATTACAGACATGTCTTGAGCGAG GATTTTGGAGATCTGGAGGACAGAATACGTAATTTGCTTTCAGAATATCCTATATTTCATCTAACTCGCGGGAAGAAAGTTTTAGAGATTAGGCCTTCTATCGAGTGGAACAAAGGTGATGCTTTGTTATATCTTCTCAAAACGCTAGGGTTCTCGGATTCTAGCGATGACGTCATCCCCTTCTACATTGGCGATGATAAAACTGACGAAGATGCATTTAAG GTTCTTAAGAGTAGAGGACAAGGCCATGGTATTGTTGTGTCAACGTTTCCGAGGGAAACATTAGCTTCCTACTCTCTGAAAGATCCAACGGAAGTGTTGTCGTTTTTGCTTCGTTTGTCGAGGTGGGGCGACACACTAAAGTCGACTTGA
- the LOC121752452 gene encoding abscisic acid receptor PYL8-like, with amino-acid sequence MMKMRRLENGCAESVRISLNMMNIKGLSAVEREYIRKHHTHEINANQCTSFLIKHIKAPVHLVWSLVRRFDQPQKYKPFVSRCIVQGNLEISSMREVDVKSGLPATTSTERLELLDDNERIRSVRIVGGDHRLRNYSSVASVHPEVIDGRPGTVVIESFVVDVPEGNTQDETCYFVEALIRCNMKSLADVSERLAVQDRTEPINRACHGA; translated from the exons atgatgaagatgaggcGTCTCGAAAATGGGTGTGCTGAGTCTGTACGGATCTCGCTGAACATGATGAACATCAAAGGATTGAGCGCGGTGGAGAGAGAGTATATACGGAAGCATCACACGCACGAGATTAACGCTAATCAATGCACTTCGTTCCTCATCAAGCATATTAAGGCGCCCGTCCATCTT GTTTGGTCTCTGGTCAGGAGGTTTGATCAACCACAGAAGTACAAACCTTTTGTCAGCCGTTGCATTGTGCAGGGGAATCTTGAAATCAGCAGTATGAGGGAAGTTGATGTTAAGTCTGGTCTCCCTGCTACCACCAGCACCGAGAGATTGGAGCTTCTTGATGATAATGAACGCATACGTAGTGTAAGAATCGTCGGTGGAGACCACAGACTCAGA AACTACTCTTCCGTTGCATCTGTTCATCCTGAGGTCATTGATGGGAGACCTGGGACAGTGGTGATTGAATCGTTTGTGGTGGATGTGCCAGAAGGGAACACACAAGACGAAACATGCTACTTTGTCGAAGCACTGATCAGGTGTAATATGAAATCACTGGCTGATGTTTCGGAGAGGCTTGCTGTGCAAGACAGAACCGAACCCATCAATCGTGCCTGCCACGGTGCTTAG
- the LOC121751811 gene encoding bidirectional sugar transporter SWEET3-like → MFSGKEKQWKTAKRKCDLTIINYAEKVIRKKSTEEYSCMPYIMALLNCFLYTRYGLPVASYKWENFPVVTINGLGIFLELSFILIYFYYASTDGKKKVAMMTLPVLLLSCSVVLISTFVFHDHHHRKAFVGSVGLVAWVAMYGSPLVVVRKVIQTKSVEFMPFYLSLFSFLASSLWMAYGLLSHDLFLASPNLVGSPLGILQLFLYCIYRNRGSEKQPQK, encoded by the exons ATGTTTAGTGGAAAAGAGAAACAATGGAAGACagcaaaaaggaaatgtgatcTCACCATCATAAACTATGCTGAGAAA GTGATAAGGAAAAAGAGCACCGAAGAGTATTCATGCATGCCATATATCATGGCCCTATTAAACTGCTTCCTCTACACTCGGTATGGTTTGCCAGTTGCAAGTTACAAGTGGGAAAACTTTCCTGTGGTGACAATCAATGGATTAGGGATATTTCTGGAGCTATCCTTTATATTGATATATTTCTACTATGCTTCAACAGATGGAAAG AAAAAGGTGGCCATGATGACTCTACCTGTTCTCCTGCTGTCTTGTTCAGTAGTACTAATATCAACATTTGTATTCCATGATCACCATCATCGCAAGGCGTTTGTTGGAAGTGTAGGACTGGTAGCATGGGTAGCAATGTATGGTTCTCCACTGGTGGTTGTG AGAAAAGTGATACAGACGAAGAGCGTGGAATTCATGCCATTCTACCTGTCGCTTTTCTCATTTCTAGCAAGTTCGCTTTGGATGGCATATGGACTATTGAGCCACGATCTTTTTCTTGCG tctccaaatttGGTGGGTAGCCCACTAGGCATCCTGCAGCTCTTCCTGTACTGCATATACAGGAATAGGGGAAGTGAGAAACAACCTCAGAAATGA
- the LOC121752980 gene encoding RNA polymerase sigma factor sigE, chloroplastic/mitochondrial-like, with protein MGVMTVSSSSGRIPLGLKARNLTRASSLKRLVVLSFKSNESKHVSLVAKRESLALPLETNKDTRKISRKVKKRPERVKAVASPSILELDYGEAGAILEKLYKRSPGTDVSDEEVKIGRGKRRRPLRRKSVETEEAEKEGEVSVVRSQKKGKRLNLEKRISIRMKKENEFVALAQNKKHRKNDEDEKIDRLVREYTSSTDLVSLDWKKMKIPPVLPSSEHAWLFKLMQPMKEILKVKETLKSDVGRELTDDEVAKKINMDVFHLRKQLEVGRAARNKLIKHNLRLVLFVMNKYFQDFANGPRFQDLCQAGVKGLMTGIDRFEPKRKFRLSTYGLFWIRHAIVRSLTLSSFTKVSFGLDSVRVEIQRAKQELQFELQRMPTVEEITKRVGISPERYYEVMRASKPIASLHARHEVTNEEFINAITDVDGVEGDSRRQPALLRLALDDVLDSLKPKESLVMRQRYGLDGKRDRTLGEIAGNLNISREMVRKHEVKALMKLKHPARVDYLRHYIYK; from the exons ATGGGAGTCATGACTGTTTCTAGTTCTTCAGGACGAATTCCATTGGGATTGAAAGCGAGAAATTTGACTCGTGCATCCTCATTGAAGAGGCTAGTAGTGTTGTCTTTCAAATCCAATGAAAGTAAACATGTATCATTGGTTGCTAAACGAGAATCTCTAGCTTTACCATTGGAGACGAATAAAGATACTAGGAAGATATCAAGGAAGGTGAAGAAGCGTCCTGAACGAGTAAAAGCAGTCGCCTCTCCAAGTATATTGGAGTTGGATTACGGCGAAGCAGGTGCTATACTTGAAAAATTATACAAGCGAAGTCCTGGTACAGATGTATCAGATGAGGAGGTCAAAATAGGAAGGGGGAAGAGACGGCGGCCTCTTAGGAGGAAGAGTGTGGAAACTGAGGAGGCAGAGAAGGAAGGGGAGGTGAGTGTGGTGAGAAGCCAGAAAAAGGGGAAAAGATTGAATCTCGAGAAGAGAATTTCTATTAGaatgaagaaagaaaatgaatttGTTGCATTAGCCCAAAATAAGAAACATAGAAAGAATGATGAAGATGAGAAGATTGATAGGCTTGTTAGGGAGTATACTTCTTCGACGGATTTAGTCAGTTTAGATTGGAAGAAAATGAAGATTCCGCCTGTTCTTCCTTCGTCTGAGCACGCCTGGCTTTTCAAACTGATGCAACCTATGAAG GAAATCCTCAAAGTTAAGGAAACCTTAAAAAGTGATGTAGGAAGAGAGCTAACTGATGATGAAGTAGCAAAGAAGATAAATATGGATGTATTTCATCTGCGGAAACAGTTAGAAGTTGGTCGAGCTGCCAGAAATAAGTTGATCAAG CACAACCTGCGGCTTGTTCTATTTGTCATGAATAAGTATTTTCAAGACTTTGCTAATGGCCCAAGATTCCAAGATCTCTGTCAAGCTGGAGTGAAGGGTCTTATGACTGGTATTGATCGCTTTGAACCAAAAAGGAAGTTCCGACTCTCAACATATGGCCTCTTCTGGATCAGGCATGCCATTGTTCGCTCATTAACACTGTCAAGTTTCACAAAGGTCTCCTTTGGCCTTGACTCG GTCAGGGTAGAAATCCAGAGGGCCAAGCAGGAGCTGCAATTTGAGCTTCAGAGGATGCCAACTGTTGAAGAGATTACAAAACGTGTTGGAATCTCCCCTGAAAGATACTATGAAGTGATGAGGGCATCAAAGCCTATTGCTTCTCTCCATGCACGTCATGAAGTAACCAATGAGGAGTTCATCAATGCCATTACTGATGTTGATGGTGTTGAAGGAGATAGCAGAAGACAACCAGCACTTCTCAGACTTGCTCTTGATGATGTG CTTGATTCTCTGAAACCGAAGGAGAGCTTGGTAATGAGGCAGAGATACGGGCTCGATGGGAAAAGAGATAGAACACTTGGAGAAATTGCTGGGAATTTGAACATTTCAAGAGAGATGGTTCGGAAGCATGAAGTGAAGGCTCTGATGAAGCTCAAGCATCCAGCTCGAGTCGATTACCTCCGCCACTACATTTACAAATGA